The proteins below are encoded in one region of Populus alba chromosome 2, ASM523922v2, whole genome shotgun sequence:
- the LOC118032018 gene encoding G-type lectin S-receptor-like serine/threonine-protein kinase LECRK2: MDFQLPYCFFFLLLLLLPFSSNGQAHSNISLGSALTAATDNLPWTSPSGEFAFGFQKVGDAGYLLAIWFNKIPERTIVWSANRNDLVQEGSRVQLTRDGELVLNDQSVSGGSGAAYAAMLDTGNFVVASQAGANLWQSFDEPTDTLLPTQNLNLGAQLIAPYLEKNYSDGRFTFILQTDGNLLLYTTRYPKTAVNYPYWSTQDSIGSGSRVVFNQSGYMYLVAKNGSMLNSVFSNPVSIQDFYLRATLDYDGVLRQYAYPKTASSSRRWPKAWTTLPNFIPSNICVVIRGPVGSGACGFNSYCMLGDDQKPRCKCPPGYTFFDPNDERKGCKRNFISQDCDHPSQEIDSFEIRDMLNTNFPYTDYDDFLSVDEDWCRQACLSDCYCAVATYNSGHCWKKTGPLSNGVTDPSIGDKALLKVRKGNWTAGSSAKKSDRSTLITTGSVLLGSSIFLIVLSLLGIYVFFTRWNQQKQKMVPQLHVMPEMNLQNFTCNELETATGGFKEELGRGAFGIVYRGALANEDKPLIAVKKLDKMAGEGDTEFNTEVKVIGRTNHKNLVQLVGFCNEGQNRLLVYEYMSSGSLSNYIFGYSRPSWHRRMQIAFGIARGLLYLHEECSSQIIHCDIKPQNILLDESLNARISDFGLAKLLKTDQSKTTTAIRGTKGYVAPEWFKNLPVTTKVDTYSFGILLLELVCCRKNFEINAMQEDQIVLADWACDCLKEGKLNLLVEEDEEAMEDMKRVERFVMVAIWCIQEEPSLRPGMKKVVQMLEGGVQVSVPPDPSSFISTI; the protein is encoded by the coding sequence ATGGATTTTCAACtaccatattgttttttcttccttcttcttctgctgctgcCATTTTCTAGCAATGGTCAGGCTCACAGCAACATATCTTTGGGCTCAGCTCTCACTGCTGCAACTGATAACCTTCCTTGGACTTCACCATCCGGGGAATTTGCTTTTGGATTCCAAAAAGTCGGTGATGCTGGCTACCTACTTGCCATATGGTTCAACAAAATACCCGAAAGAACCATAGTCTGGTCAGCTAATAGAAATGATCTAGTTCAGGAGGGATCAAGAGTACAACTTACCAGAGATGGTGAGTTGGTTCTAAATGATCAATCAGTTTCTGGTGGAAGTGGAGCCGCCTATGCAGCCATGCTGGACACGGGAAACTTCGTGGTAGCAAGCCAAGCTGGTGCCAATTTGTGGCAGAGTTTTGATGAACCAACAGACACACTGTTGCCCACACAAAATCTGAATTTAGGTGCTCAACTAATTGCTCCCTACCTGGAAAAGAATTATTCAGATGGAAGATTCACGTTCATTCTACAAACTGACGGGAATCTCTTATTGTACACAACACGTTATCCAAAAACTGCAGTAAATTATCCTTATTGGTCTACCCAGGATTCTATTGGAAGCGGTTCTAGGGTGGTCTTTAACCAGTCTGGCTATATGTACCTCGTAGCCAAAAATGGCTCCATGCTTAATTCGGTATTCTCTAATCCGGTATCAATCCAAGATTTCTACTTGAGGGCAACCCTGGACTATGATGGAGTTCTTAGGCAATATGCTTATCCAAAGACTGCTTCCAGTAGCAGAAGGTGGCCTAAGGCCTGGACGACTTTGCCAAACTTCATACCCTCAAATATCTGCGTGGTAATTAGGGGACCAGTAGGCAGTGGAGCTTGCGGCTTCAACAGCTATTGCATGTTAGGAGATGACCAAAAACCAAGATGCAAGTGTCCTCCTGGTTACACTTTCTTCGATCCAAATGATGAGAGGAAGGGATGCAAGAGAAACTTTATTTCACAGGATTGTGACCATCCATCGCAAGAAATAGATAGCTTTGAGATCAGGGATATGCTTAACACAAACTTTCCATATActgattatgatgattttctTTCAGTGGACGAGGATTGGTGCAGACAAGCTTGCTTGAGTGACTGCTATTGTGCTGTTGCCACTTATAACAGTGGACACTGTTGGAAGAAGACAGGCCCTCTCTCGAATGGGGTAACAGATCCAAGTATTGGTGATAAAGCCCTGCTGAAAGTAAGGAAAGGTAACTGGACTGCCGGTTCAAGTGCAAAGAAGAGTGATCGATCAACTTTGATCACAACAGGATCGGTGCTTTTAGGTAGCTCCATCTTTCTAATTGTTCTCTCTCTGCTAGGAATCTACGTGTTCTTTACTCGATGgaaccaacaaaaacaaaagatggtACCGCAACTCCATGTCATGCCAGAAATGAATCTGCAGAATTTTACTTGCAATGAGCTGGAAACAGCTACAGGAGGATTCAAGGAAGAACTTGGTAGGGGTGCTTTTGGAATTGTTTACAGAGGGGCACTAGCCAACGAAGACAAACCGCTCATCGCTGTAAAGAAATTAGATAAGATGGCGGGGGAGGGCGACACAGAATTCAATACAGAAGTGAAAGTTATTGGCAGAACAAATCACAAGAATCTGGTTCAACTTGTTGGATTCTGTAACGAAGGGCAAAATCGCCTTCTGGTCTACGAGTACATGAGCAGTGGCTCCTTGTCCAACTACATATTTGGATATTCAAGGCCTAGTTGGCACCGAAGAATGCAAATTGCTTTCGGTATAGCCAGAGGGCTCCTTTACCTCCATGAAGAATGCAGCTCCCAGATAATCCATTGTGATATCAAGCCTCAAAATATCCTCCTCGACGAATCTCTTAACGCCAGGATTTCAGATTTCGGACTAGCCAAGCTGTTGAAGACGGACCAATCCAAAACAACGACAGCAATCAGGGGGACGAAAGGGTATGTAGCTCCTGAATGGTTCAAGAACCTGCCTGTCACAACCAAAGTAGATACCTACAGCTTTGGCATTCTCTTGCTGGAGCTAGTTTGCTGCAGAAAGAACTTTGAGATTAATGCAATGCAAGAAGATCAGATAGTTCTTGCAGACTGGGCATGTGATTGCCTGAAAGAAGGAAAGTTGAACCTTTtagtagaagaagatgaagaggcaATGGAAGACATGAAAAGGGTAGAGAGGTTTGTGATGGTTGCAATTTGGTGCATTCAGGAGGAACCATCTTTAAGACCTGGAATGAAGAAAGTTGTGCAGATGTTAGAAGGAGGTGTTCAAGTCTCTGTTCCTCCTGATCCTTCATCATTTATCAGCACAATCTAA